TCCTTTTCATATATATTTCATGATTTTTAAGGGTCTGTTTTTAGAAGGAAAAAATGCCGCGAATATAAAGTAGATAGGAAATAGTAGCTAGGTCAATCGCAGAGCATGCAGTTTTGGAGGAAATAAAGGTTGATAGTGGTGTAGCAGAGAAACTGATTCCAGGTGAATTAAGTTGCTTTAAAAAGTCTCAGAGATGGATGTGACGGCGGAGAAAACAAGCAAGCAGGCAAGAGCAGCCAAGCAATCCCATTATTATATTGTACTATGTATCCACCATTCGAAACTCCTACAAGGTGCCCGCTGGTCCGCCAAAAACGCTGAGGAAACAGCGGTTTATAGCGCTCGTCTATATAAGGAGCCGCATCCCAAATCCAAAGCATCCATCCAATTAGCTCAAGAAAGAGCAGAAGAAACCAAGATTACCATTTAGCCACCTTGGCTGCCTATATTTCTGTTTAGGGCTGTGGTCGAGTTCCTCTTTTCACTTTTACCCGTGAATTGAGGGTAATTGTCCGCGGCCTCTCCGTCACCATTTCTCCATCAAATCCTCCTCCGTCGTTGACCTGATATCCTTTCTTTATAGAAAAAACACACAAACCAACAAAGCCATGTCGGATATTGCACCGGTGCAGCCGTTGCCCGGCTTTCGCTTCCACCCTACCGACCAGGAGCTTGTCATCTATTACCTCTACTGCAAGGTCCATGGCCTCCACGACCGCCACGCCTTCATCCCTGAGGTCCACGTGTATAAGCACGAGCCCTGGGAGCTGCCAGGTACGTACCTACTACGCACACACCTACATGTATGTGAAGACACGGCCCGGGCCAATATACGTATTGATTTGATGATCAACCATGTGCAGGAAAATCCTTCTCGCCCAACACAGATGACACCGGGGCCAAACTGGAGTGGTACTTGTTCACGGTCAGGGCCCGAAAGTATTCCAATGGGCTTCGCATGAAGCGGGCAACGCTCACCGGCTTCTGGAAGTCCACCGGGAAGGATCGCCCCGTcatgcacaacggcatcatcgtcGGCATGAAGAAGACCCTTGTGTTCCACACTGGCCATGCGCCTAATGGCACACGCACCGACTGGGTCATGCATGAGTATCGTCTTCAGGGCCAACGCAACCACCACATTCAGGTATATCTCCATTTCTTTCTTTTCTTGATTATGTTGTAACCGAGCTCCACAACTCTCATACACACCCTAATGGTTGATCTCTTTTAGGACGCCTATGCATTGTGTCGAGTCTTCAAAAAGAACACCGTGGCTCCGTTGATCGATTTATCCAGTGATGCCGACACATATGAGGATCCAATGCAGTCTGTGCCCGGCGGCGTCGACACGGACAAGGATTTGATGGAGCACGTGTCTGACGAAGCCGACTCAGACAAGGATCCCAAGCATTATGTGCTTGGTGGCATGGAATCAGACAAGTATCCGATGCAGTATGTGCTCAGCGGCATCGGCACGCATAACGATCCCATATGGGTCGAGTCTGATGTTGCCTCTGCGGGCAAGGATCTGATGCAGTCCGTGTTTTGTGGCGTCGGCACAGACAAGGATCACATACAGGTCGAGTCTGAGTTTGATGGTGTTCACGCGCGCAAGGGAAAGAAGCCGTTCCTCACCGATCGTGGTAGCACGAGCACAGGAAATATGGAGTTTCTCGCCGGTGGTGCCAACAGAGACAAAGAAGGGATGCAGCCTGTGTACGCCGGCGCCAGCGCGGATGAGGAGAACTCTGTCAACGCTTGGTACACCGCAGCCCTTGCGGAAGAGGATAATTCATGGGTGCAGCCCCCCTCATATGACGACTGGTACACAAGAGTCGACCTGGACAAGGATGATTCCTTGATGCAGTTCATCTTCAGTGACGTTATGCTCTTGAGCGCCGACTGAAAAGTAAAAATAGAGAAATGTAAAGAAAAGAATGAGAAGAATCCTACTCCATTGTCTATAGGTTGATCCTTAAGTCATATAATAGTGTTGTACTTTCCTTTTTATGTTTGAATAATAGTTTCTAGAGCCTTTTATATGAGTAAAAAGGTTGAGGTCTCTTCCGCGGCTGTAGACACTTCTAGATCTTCTGCTGGTACATGGAATCTGCACACTTTAACCCGAAAGGTATTGTGATAAAAAAAACTGCATGTACGTTTGGGGAGCTCGGCTTGCTTTTTTTGCTTCCTGCGCTGAACTGAGCTCACACGGGCCATCCAGTCTTTTGCCTCCTCTGGTTGTCTCCATGCCATCAGGGCTATATGTCGCCCGTACTGATTGTTAATAGGAATCGTCTATGAGCGACagtagtgggccggcccattatgtagCGCAGGTGCTGCACGCCTAGGTTTGCTTTGTTTCTGCTCGTAGCAGTTATCATAGGGTCCGCTCGCTCCAggttatttttttaattttcttttctttttttatttgtgtcattttatttgttttgttttttcaccacttttctgttttcctttttcttgttcATTTATGCTTCGTTTTTCTTTGCTTTTCATGCTATTTTTGTTTTCCATTTTAAACTTTTATTCTAATGTCTTTTTTGGCTTTCTATCCGTTTTTCtctcccttttatttttgtttcattggtttttgtttttaaattgatgtctactgtttttcatacatattgtacattttttgtgTATACTTAAAACATTTGTTCTATACCTGCTTAACTTTTTCCCACTACCTTTTTACAAatacctttttttttaatttttttcaaatacatgttgaaaCATTGTTCGAATAGTATAAATTATTTTTTGGCAGTATGTAAACATAGTACGTTACAAACGTTTTATGAAAATGTCATGTACACATTTTTGAACTTGTCAAGAATTTTTTCATTGTGACGTACATTGTTTGAATGTCTGAAACTTTATAATGAATTACACGAATATTTTCTGACGTTTGTACAAAAAAATATTTTAATGTCGAGTACATTTGTTTTGAAATGTGCAACATTTAATATTTGTCACATTTTCGTAAATCTGTGTGTCATTATTCATGCATATGATTAATGTTTTTTCAATATACATGATTAATATTGTTTTTTTACTTTTTACATTTACATTCATATTTTTTCATATACAACAGAGACATTATCCTATACACatctaatatttttcaaatacaggaTTTTTAAATTATATAAAGTATATGGgtaatataaatatatttaaaaTATTTCAAAATATAAACACAAATAAAGATAGAAAAACGAATAGACACACATGATGTCATCATGACATTAGCATAGCGCGACAGCTCGTTACTGGGTCATCCTAGTTCCATCTCCCTACAACGAGCCATTCCTAGTAGCCGTAGCGGGTGGCAGATAGCCTTGCGCCTGccatgccaccaccaccaccgtcgaCCACCGTCGCTACGAAGAGGTCCGCCGGGCGCCAACCCGTGCCCTCGTGTTGCACGTGACTGACTTATTGCACCGGTCGAACCGCCTGCCACCATTGCAGTACCACATTTTCAAAAAGTCAAACATGCGCATATTTAACCAGTTTTTTTTAAATACCAACATCTACAGTACCACATTTGCGTCAATAGATCCATCATGAAAAGTATttgatattttatttattttgtgttGTTAATGTGGATATTTTATCTATAATCTT
The genomic region above belongs to Triticum dicoccoides isolate Atlit2015 ecotype Zavitan unplaced genomic scaffold, WEW_v2.0 scaffold28767, whole genome shotgun sequence and contains:
- the LOC119345778 gene encoding NAC domain-containing protein 92-like yields the protein MSDIAPVQPLPGFRFHPTDQELVIYYLYCKVHGLHDRHAFIPEVHVYKHEPWELPGKSFSPNTDDTGAKLEWYLFTVRARKYSNGLRMKRATLTGFWKSTGKDRPVMHNGIIVGMKKTLVFHTGHAPNGTRTDWVMHEYRLQGQRNHHIQDAYALCRVFKKNTVAPLIDLSSDADTYEDPMQSVPGGVDTDKDLMEHVSDEADSDKDPKHYVLGGMESDKYPMQYVLSGIGTHNDPIWVESDVASAGKDLMQSVFCGVGTDKDHIQVESEFDGVHARKGKKPFLTDRGSTSTGNMEFLAGGANRDKEGMQPVYAGASADEENSVNAWYTAALAEEDNSWVQPPSYDDWYTRVDLDKDDSLMQFIFSDVMLLSAD